Proteins encoded in a region of the Sphingomonas sp. HMP9 genome:
- a CDS encoding alpha-N-arabinofuranosidase, translated as MLAGAGFVTSAAAQDAAAPTVTATLQADKPGAVVHRDVFGQFAEHLGHGIYGGIWVGKSSRIPNDGGYRRDVLDALKAINVPMVRWPGGCFADEYHWRDGIGATKSRPTKVNTNWGGVNEDNAFGTHEYFGLMDRLGASTYVSANVGSAPPAETTQWVEYMTAAQGTTVLAKERERNGHAEPWKIQYLGIGNELWGCGGNMRAEYAADLTNRYAQFAKSANGTMLKIASGPSDSNYEWTEAMMRIAGKNIDGLALHYYTRPRNKDWKDKGAAIGFPEREWASTMSHTLEMEEFITKHSAIMDKYDPAKRVMLAVDEWGTWYDPTPGSNPGFLEQQNSLRDAVVAGLNLNIFAHHADRVRMAAIAQMVNVLQAMLLTDGAKMVKTPTYWVFDLYKPWQGATSLPIQVTSPWYHKDEVAVPAVSASAVRDTAGQVHVALVNLDPNRAMPVSVSLAGLQATQASGRIITGAAMDAHNSFDAPNTVTPQPFAGAQVTGGTLTLTVPAKSVLVLDLR; from the coding sequence ATGCTGGCGGGGGCTGGCTTCGTGACGTCGGCGGCGGCGCAGGATGCGGCGGCACCGACGGTGACGGCGACGTTGCAGGCGGACAAGCCGGGTGCGGTCGTCCACCGCGACGTGTTCGGGCAGTTCGCCGAGCATCTCGGCCACGGCATCTATGGCGGGATCTGGGTCGGCAAGAGCTCGCGTATCCCCAATGACGGCGGCTATCGTCGCGACGTGCTCGATGCGCTGAAGGCCATTAACGTGCCAATGGTGCGCTGGCCCGGCGGGTGCTTTGCGGACGAATATCATTGGCGCGACGGGATCGGCGCGACCAAGAGCCGCCCGACCAAGGTCAACACCAACTGGGGTGGCGTGAACGAGGACAATGCGTTTGGCACGCACGAATATTTCGGGTTGATGGACCGTCTCGGCGCGAGCACCTACGTCTCCGCCAATGTCGGCAGCGCACCGCCTGCCGAGACCACGCAGTGGGTCGAGTACATGACCGCCGCGCAGGGCACGACCGTGCTGGCGAAGGAGCGCGAGCGCAACGGCCATGCTGAACCGTGGAAGATCCAGTATCTCGGCATCGGCAACGAGCTATGGGGCTGCGGCGGCAACATGCGCGCCGAATATGCCGCCGACCTGACCAACCGCTACGCGCAGTTCGCCAAGTCCGCGAACGGCACGATGCTCAAGATCGCCAGCGGCCCGAGCGACTCGAACTACGAGTGGACCGAGGCGATGATGCGGATCGCCGGCAAGAATATCGATGGTTTGGCGCTGCACTATTATACGCGGCCGCGAAACAAGGACTGGAAGGATAAGGGCGCAGCGATCGGCTTCCCAGAGCGCGAATGGGCGAGCACCATGTCGCACACGCTGGAGATGGAGGAATTCATCACCAAGCATTCGGCGATCATGGACAAATATGATCCGGCCAAGCGCGTGATGCTCGCGGTCGACGAATGGGGCACGTGGTACGATCCGACACCGGGCAGCAATCCCGGTTTCCTCGAGCAGCAGAATTCGCTGCGCGACGCGGTGGTCGCCGGGCTCAACCTCAACATCTTCGCGCATCATGCCGACCGTGTCCGGATGGCGGCGATCGCGCAGATGGTGAACGTGTTGCAGGCCATGCTGCTGACCGACGGCGCGAAGATGGTGAAGACGCCGACCTATTGGGTGTTCGACTTGTACAAGCCGTGGCAGGGTGCGACGTCGTTGCCGATCCAGGTGACCTCACCCTGGTATCACAAGGACGAGGTGGCGGTGCCTGCGGTCAGCGCGTCGGCGGTGCGCGACACGGCGGGGCAGGTGCATGTTGCGCTGGTCAATCTCGATCCGAACCGCGCGATGCCGGTTTCGGTATCGCTCGCCGGGTTGCAGGCGACGCAGGCAAGCGGTCGGATCATCACCGGCGCTGCGATGGACGCGCATAACAGCTTCGACGCGCCGAACACGGTGACGCCGCAGCCGTTCGCGGGCGCGCAGGTGACGGGCGGTACTCTGACGCTCACGGTACCGGCGAAGTCGGTGCTGGTGCTCGACCTGCGCTGA
- a CDS encoding glycoside hydrolase family 95 protein, translating to MTTIEPTRRDMLEGAAAVAVAALAGSATVPAWAAATVDGPRLWYRQPAVAWTEALPVGNGRLGAMVFGGTASERLQLNEDTLWTGGPYDPVNPAAHAALPEVRRLIDAGKFAEAQALANAQVMGLPKTQMAYQPVGDVLLEMPGVSGAVGDYVRQLDLDVAVATTSFTMGGTRFRRDVFASPGDQVIVVHLVGDRPFDLLVGLQSPQLGASVSIDGATVTLAGHNGERAGIAGRLRFAARARVSTVGGVVSKDGGRVRVTGARAVTVLVAMATSYRRFDDVSGNPEAATLATLDRASRRGVERIRAETSAAHRALFRRVTLDLGRTAAAEKPTDERVRANRAGDDPALATLYFDYGRYLLIASSRPGTQPANLQGIWNDAIKPPWESKYTVNINTEMNYWPAEVTALAECTAPLVQMVRELALTGTRTARKMYGARGWVCHHNTDLWRATAPIDGAQWGLWPTGGAWLCTHLWDRYDYGRDLAYLRSVYPLMRGAALFFLDTLQTDPATGALVTNPSLSPENIHPAGASICAGPAMDMQILRDLFDQVGQAAALLKLDAPFAAEVAAARARLAPDHVGAQGQLQEWQRDWDTAAPEPHHRHVSHLYGLFPSDQIDLDRTPALAQAARRSLELRGDESTGWATAWRANLWARLRDGDHAHRILAFLLGPERTYPNLFDAHPPFQIDGNFGGTRAIAEMLMQSRGDEILVLPALPRAWPAGSVTGLRARGRCSVDLRWQGGELVEAVVRGELSGRRVIRLGMRRVEVALTPGKAVRLRGNDLAAA from the coding sequence GTGACGACCATCGAACCCACGCGTCGTGACATGCTGGAAGGGGCAGCGGCGGTCGCCGTCGCTGCCCTTGCCGGATCGGCGACGGTGCCCGCCTGGGCGGCGGCAACTGTCGATGGTCCACGGCTCTGGTATCGGCAGCCGGCGGTCGCCTGGACTGAGGCCTTGCCGGTTGGCAATGGCCGGCTGGGCGCGATGGTGTTCGGCGGGACCGCCAGCGAGCGGTTGCAGCTGAACGAGGACACGCTGTGGACCGGGGGGCCGTATGATCCGGTCAACCCGGCAGCGCACGCGGCGCTGCCCGAGGTGCGGCGGTTGATCGACGCAGGCAAGTTTGCCGAGGCACAGGCGCTCGCCAATGCGCAGGTCATGGGACTACCCAAGACGCAGATGGCGTATCAGCCGGTCGGCGATGTGCTGCTGGAAATGCCGGGCGTGTCGGGGGCGGTCGGCGACTATGTCCGGCAACTCGATCTCGACGTGGCGGTTGCGACGACGAGCTTCACGATGGGTGGCACGCGGTTTCGGCGCGACGTGTTCGCGTCGCCGGGGGATCAGGTGATCGTGGTGCATTTGGTCGGCGATCGGCCGTTCGACCTGCTGGTGGGACTCCAGTCGCCGCAGCTTGGCGCCAGCGTCTCGATCGACGGTGCAACGGTGACGCTGGCCGGCCATAATGGCGAGCGGGCGGGGATTGCGGGACGGTTGCGCTTTGCGGCGCGCGCGCGGGTTTCGACGGTGGGCGGTGTCGTCTCGAAGGACGGCGGCCGGGTTCGCGTCACGGGGGCACGTGCGGTCACGGTGCTGGTGGCGATGGCGACCAGCTATCGCCGGTTCGATGATGTGAGCGGAAACCCTGAAGCCGCGACGCTCGCCACGCTCGATCGTGCCAGTCGGCGCGGCGTCGAGCGGATCCGTGCCGAGACGAGCGCTGCGCACCGTGCGCTGTTCCGTCGCGTGACGCTCGATCTCGGGCGTACGGCCGCGGCGGAGAAGCCGACCGACGAGCGGGTCCGCGCCAATCGGGCCGGCGACGATCCGGCACTGGCGACGTTGTATTTCGATTATGGCCGCTACCTGCTGATCGCGTCGTCGCGACCGGGGACGCAGCCGGCGAACCTGCAGGGTATCTGGAACGACGCGATCAAGCCGCCTTGGGAATCCAAATACACCGTCAATATCAACACCGAGATGAATTACTGGCCGGCGGAGGTGACCGCGCTGGCCGAGTGCACCGCGCCACTGGTGCAGATGGTGCGCGAACTGGCCCTCACTGGGACTCGCACCGCGCGGAAAATGTACGGCGCGCGGGGCTGGGTGTGCCATCACAATACCGATTTGTGGCGGGCGACAGCGCCGATCGATGGTGCGCAATGGGGGCTGTGGCCGACCGGTGGCGCGTGGCTGTGCACGCATTTGTGGGATCGCTACGACTATGGGCGCGACCTCGCCTATCTGCGCTCGGTCTATCCGCTGATGCGCGGGGCAGCGTTGTTCTTTCTCGACACGCTCCAGACCGATCCGGCGACCGGTGCGCTGGTGACCAATCCGTCGCTGTCGCCCGAGAACATCCACCCGGCGGGCGCGTCGATCTGCGCAGGGCCGGCTATGGACATGCAGATCCTGCGCGACCTGTTCGATCAGGTCGGGCAGGCGGCGGCCTTGCTTAAGCTTGATGCACCGTTTGCGGCGGAGGTGGCGGCGGCACGCGCCCGCCTCGCGCCCGATCACGTCGGCGCGCAGGGGCAACTTCAGGAGTGGCAACGCGACTGGGATACGGCCGCGCCAGAGCCGCATCACCGCCACGTCTCGCATCTCTACGGGCTGTTTCCGAGCGACCAGATCGATCTCGACCGGACGCCCGCGCTGGCACAGGCGGCGCGACGGTCGCTCGAACTGCGCGGCGACGAGTCGACCGGCTGGGCGACCGCGTGGCGGGCAAACCTGTGGGCGCGGCTGCGCGACGGCGATCACGCGCACCGCATCCTCGCATTCCTGTTGGGTCCGGAGCGGACGTATCCCAATCTGTTCGATGCGCATCCGCCGTTCCAGATCGATGGCAATTTCGGCGGTACGCGGGCGATCGCCGAGATGCTGATGCAGAGCCGTGGCGACGAGATCCTGGTGTTGCCCGCGCTGCCGCGCGCATGGCCGGCCGGGTCCGTGACGGGGCTGCGCGCGCGGGGGCGGTGCTCGGTCGACCTGCGCTGGCAGGGCGGCGAACTGGTCGAGGCGGTGGTGCGCGGCGAGCTGTCGGGGCGCCGTGTGATCCGGCTCGGCATGCGCCGTGTCGAGGTCGCGCTGACCCCGGGGAAAGCGGTGCGACTGCGCGGCAATGATCTCGCGGCCGCGTGA
- a CDS encoding IS110 family transposase produces MSEIVTIGLDLAKRVFQVHGADGAGHAILRKKLSRDQLLPFFSTLPPCTVAMEACGGSHFWGRKIALLGHEVRLIPPAYVKPFVKRQKNDAADAEAICEAAQRPSMRFVPVKSEEVQGAASVFRVRELMIRQRTQAINALRGHLTEFGKVVPKGAANISRLIAIVDDPDSGLPAQAVATFRVLVDALVGLDAQIEKLNAEITHRAKENEVAQRLMTIPGIGPLIATAIAVLAPPPETFRRGRDFAAWLGLVPRQHSTGGKQRLGATTKMGERSLRRLLIIGANSVIIKRSVHQAARPGTWLAGMLSRKPSMLVRVALANKMARVAWALMIKGESYRAPAAAA; encoded by the coding sequence ATGTCGGAGATTGTTACGATCGGACTCGATCTGGCGAAGAGAGTGTTCCAAGTCCACGGGGCTGATGGAGCGGGTCATGCGATCCTGCGCAAGAAGCTGAGCCGGGATCAGTTGCTGCCGTTCTTCAGTACGCTTCCGCCGTGCACGGTCGCGATGGAGGCTTGCGGAGGCTCGCATTTCTGGGGGCGGAAGATTGCCCTTCTGGGCCATGAGGTTCGCCTGATCCCGCCGGCGTATGTGAAGCCTTTTGTGAAGCGGCAGAAAAATGATGCGGCGGACGCCGAGGCGATCTGCGAGGCGGCGCAACGCCCATCGATGCGCTTCGTGCCGGTGAAGAGCGAAGAGGTACAGGGAGCTGCCTCGGTGTTCCGGGTCAGGGAGTTGATGATCCGGCAGCGCACCCAGGCGATTAACGCCTTGCGCGGCCATTTGACAGAGTTCGGCAAGGTGGTGCCCAAAGGCGCTGCAAATATCTCCCGCCTGATTGCCATTGTGGATGATCCGGACAGCGGCCTGCCTGCTCAGGCTGTTGCGACATTCCGGGTGCTTGTCGACGCGCTCGTCGGCCTCGACGCGCAGATCGAGAAGCTGAACGCCGAAATCACCCATCGCGCTAAAGAGAATGAAGTCGCGCAAAGGTTGATGACGATCCCCGGCATCGGTCCCCTGATCGCCACAGCCATCGCGGTGCTGGCCCCACCACCGGAGACGTTCCGTCGCGGCCGCGATTTCGCGGCCTGGCTCGGCCTCGTGCCGCGACAACACTCAACGGGCGGCAAGCAACGCCTTGGGGCAACGACGAAGATGGGCGAGCGATCCCTGCGCCGCCTCCTGATCATCGGGGCCAACAGCGTCATCATCAAACGGAGTGTCCATCAGGCAGCTCGACCGGGCACCTGGCTGGCAGGAATGCTGTCGCGCAAGCCGTCGATGCTCGTCCGTGTCGCGCTGGCCAACAAGATGGCGCGCGTCGCCTGGGCGTTGATGATCAAGGGTGAAAGTTACCGGGCTCCGGCTGCGGCGGCATAA
- a CDS encoding IS5 family transposase, protein MSKPAAPKYRTMNWPEYNAALKRRGSLEIWFDPQMHWLSKPCGRPGRPMRFSDSAIELCLTLKSLFNLPLRQVTGLVASLIKLAGLDWPVPDYTTLCRRQKTLVVELGGRPSSGGLRLLVDSTGIKMTGEGEWKTRKHGASYRRQWRKVHLGIDAATLDIRAIEVTTNAVGDAPTLPNLLAQIPQDEQILSVSGDGAYDTRACHAAIAKRGAEAVIPVRRNGQPWTKDGPGVDGRNEALRATKRLGRAIWKKWSGYHRRSLAETKMHCFKLLSQRVVARTFDRQITELKVRAAILNRFSKMGTPITVRIA, encoded by the coding sequence ATGTCCAAACCTGCCGCACCGAAATACCGCACGATGAACTGGCCGGAGTATAATGCAGCGCTGAAGCGGCGCGGGTCACTGGAAATTTGGTTTGATCCGCAGATGCACTGGCTGTCGAAGCCGTGCGGTCGTCCTGGTCGGCCGATGCGATTTTCGGACAGCGCGATTGAGCTCTGCCTGACGCTGAAATCGCTGTTCAATCTGCCTTTGCGGCAAGTGACAGGGTTGGTGGCTAGCCTGATCAAGCTTGCCGGGCTGGACTGGCCGGTGCCGGATTATACGACGCTATGCCGACGGCAGAAGACGTTGGTCGTCGAGCTTGGCGGGCGACCTAGTTCAGGCGGCCTGCGCCTTCTGGTCGACAGCACAGGCATTAAGATGACGGGTGAAGGTGAGTGGAAGACGCGCAAGCATGGCGCCTCCTACCGCCGCCAGTGGCGCAAGGTGCATCTGGGGATCGACGCGGCAACGCTGGATATCCGGGCCATCGAAGTCACGACGAATGCCGTCGGCGATGCGCCGACGCTGCCAAATCTACTGGCGCAGATCCCGCAGGACGAGCAGATACTCAGCGTCAGCGGAGATGGCGCTTACGATACAAGGGCGTGCCATGCTGCCATTGCCAAACGTGGTGCAGAGGCGGTCATTCCGGTCCGTCGCAACGGGCAACCATGGACGAAAGACGGTCCTGGCGTCGATGGTCGCAATGAAGCGCTACGCGCTACAAAGCGCCTTGGCCGCGCTATCTGGAAGAAGTGGAGCGGCTATCATCGCCGCAGTCTGGCCGAGACCAAAATGCACTGCTTCAAACTCCTGAGCCAACGCGTTGTGGCTCGTACCTTCGATCGTCAGATCACCGAGCTCAAAGTCCGTGCTGCAATCCTCAATCGCTTCTCCAAGATGGGAACGCCGATCACTGTCCGCATCGCATAA
- a CDS encoding SapC family protein — protein MPIWEMLSHAQHAALRVSRAHDGERQFAQIVADEFLQAAPYYAILFTKHPETGAFYAGVVMGLEPGRNLMTVKGASPDYRPADLERQGFYIADGQLVVDREHGVFTAPDGQLLFDMNGEAALPLKRVQQALHVLQSGIPETDAMIERFLKHRLLEPIDVTMHFDDGEHLTLEGLYTVSLDALHALTDAAVLDLFRRGDLQLAYAQAGSVRHLRTLGRIRNNRLVDIG, from the coding sequence ATGCCGATCTGGGAGATGCTGAGCCATGCACAGCATGCGGCGTTGCGCGTATCGCGCGCGCATGATGGCGAGCGGCAATTCGCGCAGATCGTTGCGGATGAATTCCTCCAAGCCGCACCATATTACGCGATCCTCTTCACGAAACACCCGGAGACCGGCGCCTTTTACGCAGGTGTCGTGATGGGTCTGGAGCCGGGGCGCAACCTGATGACGGTAAAGGGTGCGTCGCCCGATTACCGGCCTGCCGACCTCGAACGGCAAGGCTTCTACATCGCCGACGGGCAGTTGGTCGTCGACCGCGAACACGGCGTTTTCACCGCGCCGGACGGCCAGCTCTTGTTCGACATGAACGGTGAGGCAGCGCTACCACTCAAGCGCGTCCAGCAGGCCCTGCATGTCCTCCAGTCCGGCATTCCCGAGACGGATGCGATGATCGAGCGCTTTCTCAAGCACCGCCTGCTCGAGCCGATCGACGTGACGATGCACTTCGATGATGGCGAACACCTGACCCTTGAAGGGCTTTACACCGTCAGCCTCGACGCGTTGCATGCGCTGACTGATGCCGCGGTGCTCGATCTGTTTCGCCGCGGCGACCTGCAACTCGCCTATGCGCAGGCCGGATCGGTCCGCCACCTGCGCACGCTCGGCCGGATTCGGAACAACCGTCTGGTGGACATCGGCTGA
- a CDS encoding cupin-like domain-containing protein: MVHEASADALRDPERFRAEVMTRCEPAVLRGVARDWPMLSGVAKGAALDGVVEQLRRFDIGKLADVFVGKPEIGARYNYDASMAGFNFDRTTLPFGDALTRILDSAADPDRASMYMGSMTAETYFPGIEETTRLPFVPPAVRPRFWVGHASTVACHYDTMDNVACVAAGRRRFTLFPPDAIRDLYVGPIDHTLAGQPISLAVGSDPGDPRFPRFENARDRALVVELEPGDALYVPKLWWHQVEAVGDVNVLVNFWWDGFSAGPDQPYTAMLLSLLTIAERPPAERAAWRAWFDHYVFRPDGHPLAFLPPERHGVLAASKEAHGRIRTLVMRLLRGG, from the coding sequence ATGGTTCACGAAGCGTCTGCCGATGCGTTGCGCGATCCGGAGAGGTTCCGGGCCGAGGTGATGACGCGGTGCGAGCCGGCGGTGCTGCGCGGTGTGGCGCGCGATTGGCCCATGCTGTCGGGTGTGGCGAAGGGTGCGGCACTCGACGGCGTCGTGGAGCAGCTTCGCCGTTTCGACATCGGCAAGCTCGCCGACGTGTTCGTCGGCAAGCCCGAGATCGGCGCGCGGTACAATTACGACGCGTCGATGGCCGGGTTCAATTTCGACCGCACCACGCTGCCGTTCGGCGACGCGCTGACCCGGATCCTCGACAGTGCGGCGGACCCCGACCGAGCCAGCATGTACATGGGATCGATGACGGCGGAGACGTATTTCCCCGGCATTGAGGAGACGACGCGCCTGCCGTTCGTGCCGCCCGCGGTACGGCCCCGGTTCTGGGTCGGACACGCATCGACGGTCGCCTGCCACTACGACACGATGGACAATGTCGCGTGCGTCGCGGCGGGGCGTCGGCGTTTCACGCTGTTCCCGCCCGATGCGATCCGCGACCTGTATGTCGGACCGATCGATCACACGCTCGCCGGCCAGCCGATCAGCCTCGCGGTCGGCAGCGACCCGGGGGATCCGCGCTTCCCTCGGTTCGAAAACGCCCGCGATCGCGCACTGGTCGTCGAACTCGAGCCCGGCGACGCGCTCTACGTGCCGAAACTCTGGTGGCATCAGGTCGAGGCGGTCGGCGACGTCAATGTCCTGGTCAATTTCTGGTGGGACGGGTTCAGCGCGGGGCCGGACCAGCCCTATACCGCGATGCTGTTGTCGCTCCTGACGATCGCCGAACGCCCGCCGGCCGAGCGCGCGGCGTGGCGGGCGTGGTTCGATCATTATGTGTTCCGTCCGGACGGACATCCGCTGGCGTTCCTCCCGCCCGAACGCCACGGCGTGCTAGCGGCGTCGAAGGAGGCTCACGGACGTATCCGCACGCTGGTGATGCGGTTGCTGCGGGGCGGTTGA